Proteins encoded in a region of the Dioscorea cayenensis subsp. rotundata cultivar TDr96_F1 unplaced genomic scaffold, TDr96_F1_v2_PseudoChromosome.rev07_lg8_w22 25.fasta BLBR01002131.1, whole genome shotgun sequence genome:
- the LOC120257455 gene encoding uncharacterized protein LOC120257455 gives MVNHNHDDELMAAASVERNANRLDMPLSLLIIKRKKIWERELMEAGELACCSAKKAFSSMVFMVRELQSHALHMRSDDDQPPLPGILDRVRSDLHASFVWLFQRVFCCNPTLMLYLMILLANFTVYSMGRNPTTAIPPSQSLLVSISDIINTDDHYPSAAQLQDETIEWNKFVEDALRMRASTTDEALMDPDVLRQFVAPVSVQIPPEEDSCQHYINTELMYERALSEDPDNALLLSNFAQFLYLVHHNYDRAEYYFERAVEIQPTDAEALNRYACFLWLVRKDLGAAEETFLEAMAADPGNLVYAANYSHFIWKTGGKETCFPILDNPDAY, from the exons ATGGTGAATCATAATCACGATGATGAGCTGATGGCGGCAGCAAGTGTGGAACGGAATGCCAACAGATTAGATATGCCGCTATCACTGCTGATCATCAAACGGAAGAAGATTTGGGAGCGTGAGCTCATGGAGGCTGGAGAGTTGGCTTGTTGCTCCGCCAAGAAGGCCTTCTCCTCCATGGTCTTCATGGTTCGTGAGCTCCAGAGCCATGCTCTCCACATGAGGTCGGATGATGATCAACCTCCACTGCCTGGAATCCTGGATCGTGTTCGGAGCGACCTGCATGCCTCCTTCGTCTGGCTTTTCCAACGTGTCTTTTGTTGCAATCCCACGCTCATGCTCTACCTCATGATCCTCCTCGCCAACTTCACTGTCTACTCCATGGGCCGCAACCCCACCACTGCGATTCCTCCTTCTCAATCTCTTCTTGTATCCATCTCAGACATCATCAACACGGATGATCATTATCCTTCAGCGGCACAACTGCAAGATGAGACCATAGAATGGAACAAGTTTGTGGAAGATGCCCTGAGGATGAGAGCGAGCACCACAGACGAGGCTCTAATGGACCCTGACGTTTTGAGACAATTCGTGGCTCCTGTCTCAGTGCAAATTCCACCAGAGGAGGATAGTTGTCAGCATTACATCAACACTGAATTAATGTACGAAAGAGCTTTGTCAGAGGACCCAGACAACGCCCTACTCCTCTCTAACTTTGCTCAATTCCTTTATCTCGTCCACCACAACTATGACAG AGCTGAGTACTATTTCGAGAGAGCAGTGGAGATTCAACCAACCGACGCTGAGGCTTTGAATAGGTATGCTTGTTTCTTGTGGTTGGTTCGGAAGGATCTAGGTGCTGCTGAAGAGACTTTCCTGGAAGCTATGGCAGCTGATCCTGGCAATTTGGTGTATGCCGCCAATTATTCTCATTTCATCTGGAAGACTGGGGGCAAGGAAACCTGCTTTCCCATCCTCGACAACCCAGATGCTTATTAA